The genomic window ACGCCGCGCTCGACGTTGTAGGTGTCGACGAGGAGGGTGGTCTCGGTTCCCATGGTGGCGATTTGTGCGCGGAACGCCTCCTCTTCGGTGTCGTGGAGGAGGGTGAAAGAATGCGCAGCGGTGCCGATGGGCTTGATGCCGTACAGGCGCGCGGCTTCGAGGTCGGAGGTACCGGTGAAGCCCCCGATGATCGCTGCGCGTGCTGCCGCTACGGCTGAGCGTTCGTGTGTGCGCCGCGCGCCCATGTCGAGGCAGGGGCGATCGTGTGCGGCGATGGTCATGCGAGAGGCGGCGGTGGCGACGGCGGAGTCGTAGTTGAGAATCGAGAGGAGAACCGTCTCCAAGAGAACCGCTTCGGCGAACGTGCCGATCACTGTCATGATAGGGGAGCCTGGGAAGTAAATCTCGCCTTCACGGTAACCGTAGATGTCACCAGAGAATTGATAATCGGCGAGCCAATCCAGGGTTTCTTCGGAGAGGATGTCAGCGTGGCGCAGGTAGTCGATCTCTTTAGGGCCGAAGCGAAAATCCTTGACGGCCTCGAGAGCACGGCCCACACCTGCGACGACGCCGTAGCGCCGGTGGCCAGGCAGGCGACGGCCGAAGACCTCGAAGACGGAGCGACGATTTGCTGTGCCCGACTTCATTGCCGAGTCGATCATCGTCAATTCATACATGTCTGTGAGCAGAGCAGTGCTTGAAAAATGTGTCATGTATTAAAAGGTATCCCTGTTCTTGTTCGGTTTTCCAAAATTTGGCGGACTGTGTATTTTCCTCATGTTTACCACGTGGTTCGTCTACCATGGGGTGTGTGCAGTCCCAAAGAGCGCCTTTAGATAACCCGGCGATATCCCGCCAGTCGAACGCTGAACGCTCGCGTTCGCGCTGGCAGACGGTGGTACATAACGATCCCGTCAATCTGATGAGTTACGTCCAGTGGGTCTTTGAGACGTACTTTTCTATGGCGCCGCAGGTCGCGTACCGGAAGATGCTGGAAGTTCACCACACTGGCCGCGCGGTCGTGTCGGCGGGTCAACGTGAACAGATGGAGCGGGATGCCCAAGCGATGCACAGCTATGGTTTGCAGGCGACGATCGAGGAGTGCGAATGCTGACGGCTTTCCGAATTGTACGCGGCGGCTACTGCGCCGATGCGGATGTGAGTGAGCGCGGGGTTATCGCTGGCCTGGCCAAGGATGTCGTTTATCTGCTCGGCTCCGATGTCGATCATGAGGCCGAGCGTCGTTCCCAGACGGTGGATCCGGACGATCCGCTCGCGCAGCTGGAGGCCGACGTCGTGGACATCGTCGACGCGATTGCCCAAGAAGAACCGCGCACGCGCGCCCCGTACAATATAGTCACTGAGCGGCTCTTGCCTGACATGAGCGAGGATCCGGACGAGGCGGCAAAACTGCGCGAGCTGACCGAGACGTCGATAGCTGCGGAGAAGA from Trueperella pyogenes includes these protein-coding regions:
- a CDS encoding nicotinate phosphoribosyltransferase → MTHFSSTALLTDMYELTMIDSAMKSGTANRRSVFEVFGRRLPGHRRYGVVAGVGRALEAVKDFRFGPKEIDYLRHADILSEETLDWLADYQFSGDIYGYREGEIYFPGSPIMTVIGTFAEAVLLETVLLSILNYDSAVATAASRMTIAAHDRPCLDMGARRTHERSAVAAARAAIIGGFTGTSDLEAARLYGIKPIGTAAHSFTLLHDTEEEAFRAQIATMGTETTLLVDTYNVERGVELAVNVARQAGGELGAIRLDSGDLVAQAFKVRKQLDDMGATTTKITVTSDLDEYAIAALGAAPVDSYGVGTRLVTGSGHPTAQLVYKLVSRERQDGTMQSVAKKSDSKTSVGGLKIAGRTHDETGRALAEIVVSAGSWEQGLDYLAALDARPLQVKLVEGGVVDEKYIARNSLAHAAQRHRNSRAALPYPAWRLSEGDPALPTTMVDIFAGDD
- the clpS gene encoding ATP-dependent Clp protease adapter ClpS; protein product: MQSQRAPLDNPAISRQSNAERSRSRWQTVVHNDPVNLMSYVQWVFETYFSMAPQVAYRKMLEVHHTGRAVVSAGQREQMERDAQAMHSYGLQATIEECEC
- a CDS encoding DUF2017 family protein, with amino-acid sequence MLTAFRIVRGGYCADADVSERGVIAGLAKDVVYLLGSDVDHEAERRSQTVDPDDPLAQLEADVVDIVDAIAQEEPRTRAPYNIVTERLLPDMSEDPDEAAKLRELTETSIAAEKIENLVTVYQGLESVPKDSTEVIIANEEAAAWMSALNDIRIVLAAHLGIDDDAAAQAVADRARPFQGQGEQDREPTSEDMLAIVYSMVTWWQDSLVGAVRNKALRG